In Spirochaetaceae bacterium, a genomic segment contains:
- a CDS encoding fumarylacetoacetate hydrolase family protein, whose amino-acid sequence MLLYRTQRGVVAAAEDRFVLLAEGWDTVVGPPGLPDRIAALTAHGTALDAFDPADALVPLVSQEVWAAGVTYYRSRDARMAESEQAGGDSFYDRVYSAPRPELFFKGSARTAVGSGGQIAIRSDAGWNVPEPELVLLADASGALIGCTIGNDVSSRDIEGENPLYLPQAKVYDASCALGPALLVGADPLPASTEISLQISRAGAVVFTGSTTLAELKRTPEELLGYLYRDNSFPHGCYLMTGTGIVPPDGFTLASGDTVDITIPAIGTLTNEVR is encoded by the coding sequence ATGTTACTGTACCGCACGCAGCGCGGCGTCGTGGCCGCCGCCGAAGACCGATTCGTACTGCTGGCCGAGGGTTGGGACACCGTGGTCGGGCCGCCCGGCCTGCCTGACAGGATCGCCGCGCTGACGGCGCACGGAACGGCGCTCGATGCGTTCGATCCCGCCGATGCCCTGGTGCCGCTGGTGTCGCAGGAGGTGTGGGCAGCCGGGGTCACCTACTACCGCAGCCGCGACGCGCGCATGGCGGAGTCGGAGCAGGCCGGCGGCGACAGCTTCTACGACCGCGTGTACAGCGCGCCGCGCCCGGAGCTGTTCTTCAAGGGCAGCGCGCGCACGGCGGTGGGCAGCGGCGGGCAGATCGCCATCCGTTCCGACGCCGGCTGGAACGTACCGGAACCGGAGCTGGTGCTGCTCGCCGACGCGAGCGGTGCGCTGATCGGCTGCACCATCGGCAATGACGTCAGCTCGCGCGACATCGAGGGCGAGAATCCGCTCTACCTGCCGCAGGCCAAGGTGTACGACGCCAGTTGCGCCCTCGGACCGGCGCTGCTGGTGGGCGCCGACCCGCTGCCGGCGAGCACCGAGATCAGCCTGCAGATCAGCCGCGCCGGGGCGGTGGTGTTCACCGGCAGCACCACCCTCGCCGAGCTCAAGCGCACGCCGGAGGAGCTGCTCGGCTACCTGTACCGCGACAACAGCTTCCCGCACGGCTGCTACTTGATGACCGGCACCGGCATCGTGCCCCCGGACGGCTTCACCCTCGCCTCCGGCGACACGGTGGACATTACCATCCCCGCGATCGGCACCCTCACCAACGAGGTCCGCTGA